The Primulina eburnea isolate SZY01 chromosome 8, ASM2296580v1, whole genome shotgun sequence genome contains a region encoding:
- the LOC140839881 gene encoding L-type lectin-domain containing receptor kinase S.4-like — protein sequence MAIFFIFLFSLTFFSIRSQSQVVEFTYTGFGDSKSNISLNGVALIEENGILQLTNESSRFKGHAFYPTQLQLKNSTTGTVFSFSTCFALAIHPEYPKLGGHGMAFTISPSKELNTSLPSQYLGLMNSSDVGNSSNHIFAVEFDTVQDFEFGDINDNHVGIDFNSMVSNASAAAAYFGDGLVKNNLNLKGGDPILVWIEYDSITSYLNVTLSPSSFKPQIPLLSMQVDLSPVLEENMYVGFSASTGLLASSHYVLGWSFSINGEAKSLDLGSLPSLPRPKKKPIALIVSISVVGSVILVLTSILIAILLVKKIKNTEVIESWELEIGPHRYKYQELKKATKGFKDSELLGTGGFGRVYKGTLHHPKTEVAVKRISHESKQGVREFVSEISSIGRLRHRNLVQLLGWCRCGGDLLLVYEFMPNASLDKWLFDEPKYVLSWNQRFKIIKCVAYGLLYLHEGYEQVVLHRDVKASNVLLDSEMNGKLGDFGLAKLYDHGANPSTTRVVGTLGYLAPELSRTGKATTSSDVFAFGALLLEVVCGRRPIESKSDPEDLVLVDYAWKKWKEGGILDVVDQKMKGDFDENEVLMVLKLGLMCSSNEQSGRPSMRQVLSYMEHEIEMPEIVKVPGGVGGSDIEGGFENYLYSYPSSSFDKTTSSTGGLATGDVDKSSTSMVTSISTSPFLHIHSLRKAR from the coding sequence ATGGCCATTTTCTTCATTTTCCTCTTCTCCTTAACTTTCTTCTCGATCCGATCTCAATCCCAGGTGGTTGAATTTACATACACAGGATTCGGTGATTCAAAATCCAATATAAGCTTAAATGGGGTGGCACTGATAGAAGAAAATGGCATCCTTCAATTAACCAACGAGAGCTCCAGATTTAAAGGTCACGCCTTTTACCCCACGCAGCTCCAGCTCAAGAACTCAACCACCGGCACCGTCTTTTCTTTCTCCACCTGTTTTGCCCTTGCCATTCACCCCGAGTACCCAAAACTGGGCGGCCATGGCATGGCTTTCACGATTTCACCTTCCAAAGAGTTGAACACGTCTCTGCCGAGCCAATACCTTGGCCTGATGAATTCCAGCGATGTTGGGAACTCGTCCAACCACATATTTGCGGTTGAATTCGACACGGTTCAAGATTTTGAGTTCGGGGACATTAATGATAACCACGTTGGGATCGATTTCAACAGCATGGTGTCtaatgcatctgctgctgctgcttattttggtgatggtttggtgaaaaataatctTAATCTCAAGGGTGGGGATCCTATTCTTGTGTGGATCGAGTATGATTCGATCACAAGTTATTTAAATGTAACTCTTTCGCCATCTTCTTTTAAACCCCAAATTCCTCTCTTGTCTATGCAAGTTGATCTTTCTCCAGTTCTTGAAGAGAATATGTACGTGGGATTCTCTGCTTCGACTGGCTTGCTTGCAAGTTCACATTATGTTTTGGGTTGGAGCTTTTCTATTAATGGAGAAGCCAAATCATTGGATTTAGGCTCTCTCCCTTCACTTCCGAGACCCAAGAAAAAACCCATTGCCCTGATTGTAAGCATTTCTGTGGTGGGATCTGTGATTTTAGTATTAACTTCAATCTTGATTGCTATTTTATTGGTTAAAAAAATCAAGAATACGGAGGTTATAGAATCATGGGAGCTTGAAATTGGCCCACACAGGTACAAGTACCAAGAACTCAAGAAGGCCACAAAAGGTTTCAAGGACAGTGAGCTACTCGGGACAGGAGGATTCGGCCGAGTTTACAAAGGGACTCTGCATCATCCGAAAACCGAAGTTGCCGTAAAGCGTATATCACATGAATCCAAACAAGGGGTGCGTGAGTTCGTGTCTGAAATTTCCAGTATCGGCAGGCTCCGCCATAGGAATTTAGTTCAGCTTCTGGGGTGGTGCAGATGCGGCGGTGATCTTCTTTTAGTCTATGAATTTATGCCGAATGCAAGCTTGGATAAGTGGTTGTTTGATGAGCCAAAATATGTGCTTAGTTGGAACCAAAGATTCAAGATTATCAAATGTGTTGCTTATggtttattgtatttgcacGAAGGATATGAACAGGTTGTGTTACACAGGGATGTTAAGGCTAGTAATGTGTTACTTGACAGTGAGATGAATGGGAAACTTGGAGATTTCGGACTGGCGAAATTATATGATCATGGGGCGAACCCAAGCACGACACGAGTGGTGGGCACATTGGGTTACCTTGCACCAGAACTTTCAAGAACAGGGAAAGCTACCACAAGTTCTGATGTATTTGCATTTGGGGCTTTATTACTCGAAGTCGTGTGTGGGCGTAGGCCAATCGAGTCAAAATCTGATCCAGAAGATTTAGTCTTGGTGGACTACGCTTGGAAGAAATGGAAAGAAGGGGGAATTCTTGATGTGGTCGATCAAAAAATGAAGGGCGATTTTGATGAGAATGAGGTATTGATGGTACTTAAGTTGGGACTGATGTGTTCAAGTAACGAACAATCGGGACGACCCAGTATGAGACAGGTTCTGAGTTACATGGAACATGAGATTGAAATGCCAGAGATCGTGAAAGTACCTGGGGGGGTTGGTGGTAGTGACATCGAGGGAGGATTTGAAAATTACTTGTATTCGTATCCATCATCTTCGTTTGACAAGACAACTAGTTCTACTGGAGGTTTGGCTACTGGAGATGTGGATAAGAGTTCTACATCCATGGTTACTTCTATTTCCACTTCTCCTTTTCTACATATCCATAGTTTAAGGAAAGCTAGATAA
- the LOC140838010 gene encoding zinc finger protein 10-like produces the protein MWVKTTPDSNPQIIPSAAMNSHGDSWEEQAFAFDAAGTLGGCVWPPRSYPCSFCRREFRSAQALGGHMNVHRRERARLKQSPTISSSNDQVSANFTSQICSLLYKNPNPEISDDPRKISIGAASPPATKDTSSLCFSSPIFQQNLKNTTVSSTVPSWSSFVTDKKDHVLDSIKNQEKKSAFIIEPNSTEDCSTVDLSVSLDLEVCGTYVNGSNDEKVGGCKRKRIESKPLSFFQQSSTKEGRFQTDVFKLHSASVEELDLELRLGDAPKVK, from the coding sequence ATGTGGGTTAAAACTACACCGGATTCAAATCCTCAAATTATTCCGTCGGCGGCCATGAATTCGCACGGTGATTCGTGGGAAGAGCAGGCTTTTGCATTTGATGCAGCTGGAACACTTGGAGGGTGTGTTTGGCCACCGAGATCTTATCCTTGCAGCTTTTGCAGGAGAGAGTTTAGGTCAGCTCAAGCTCTAGGAGGCCATATGAATGTTCACAGAAGAGAAAGGGCTAGATTGAAACAATCTCCAACTATTTCTTCAAGCAACGATCAAGTTTCTGCTAATTTCACATCTCAAATCTGTTCTCTGTTGTACAAAAACCCTAACCCTGAAATTTCTGATGACCCAAGAAAAATCAGTATTGGGGCTGCATCACCTCCTGCTACAAAAGATACATCATCCCTTTGCTTCTCTTCCCCTATATTCCAGCAAAATTTGAAGAATACCACGGTTTCATCTACTGTTCCCTCTTGGTCAAGCTTTGTTACAGATAAAAAAGATCATGTTTTGGATTCGATCAAGAACCAAGAAAAGAAATCAGCTTTCATAATCGAGCCAAATTCTACAGAAGATTGTTCTACTGTGGATTTGTCAGTGAGTTTGGATTTGGAAGTTTGTGGAACATATGTGAATGGATCAAATGATGAAAAAGTTGGCGGTTGTAAGAGGAAGAGAATTGAATCCAAGCCCTTGAGTTTCTTCCAACAATCGAGTACTAAAGAGGGTAGATTTCAAACAGATGTATTTAAACTGCATTCGGCTTCGGTAGAGGAATTGGATCTCGAGTTAAGGCTGGGTGATGCTCCAAAGGTGAAGTAA
- the LOC140839287 gene encoding uncharacterized protein has translation MHSSETKAGESLKPWKNLISPLSNFIFISPIFMKGLLAICFFTAFSICCFSVLPSWKPPVPCPECDRILIYESHHESINSGPEEKTNFSHVLFGIGGSAATWSTRRQYCELWWRPGTHRGFVWLDKKPAKGDGPWLATSPPYKVSADTTRFKYTCSYGTRSAVRIARIIKESFELGLDNVRWFVMGDDDTVFFTENLVNVLNKYDHNQMYYIGGNSESVEQDLTHSYTMGYGGGGFAVSYPLAAALVRILDGCIDRYADFYGSDQKIGGCMSEIGVPLTKEDGFHQIDIRGSPYGLLSAHPLAPLVTLHHLDYVQPLFPGTNRVDSVKKLMNGGYKSDPSRVLQHTFGYDPMRNWSVSISWGYSVQLYPFLVTGKDLSTPLQTFVTWRTWSKEPFTFNTRVLNLGICERPIIFYFDGVKELGNGTTLTWYRRQNSHPMRRCNWENYAAAHLVKGFNVSAALLDPQEWRKAPRRQCSEIMNAADNVDGTIGVRIRDCSPWESVTPK, from the exons ATGCATTCTTCGGAAACCAAAGCTGGAGAATCATTAAAACCCTGGAAGAATCTCATTTCTCCACTCTCCAATTTCATTTTCATCAGCCCCATTTTCATGAAAGGCCTTCTAGCAATCTGCTTCTTCACTGCATTTTCCATCTGTTGCTTCTCCGTATTGCCCAGCTGGAAACCGCCTGTCCCATGCCCGGAATGCGATCGAATTCTGATATACGAATCTCACCACGAATCCATCAACAGCGGACCCGAAGAAAAAACAAACTTTTCCCACGTTCTCTTCGGCATCGGTGGCTCAGCTGCGACATGGAGCACGCGCCGCCAATACTGTGAACTCTGGTGGAGACCAGGCACTCACCGCGGCTTCGTATGGCTCGACAAGAAACCCGCGAAGGGAGACGGGCCGTGGCTCGCAACTTCTCCGCCTTATAAAGTCTCCGCGGACACGACCCGGTTCAAGTACACGTGTTCGTACGGCACCCGGTCGGCCGTGCGCATCGCGCGTATAATTAAAGAGAGCTTCGAGTTAGGATTAGACAATGTGAGGTGGTTTGTCATGGGAGACGATGACACAGTCTTTTTTACAGAGAATTTGGTGAATGTACTGAATAAATATGATCATAATCAAATGTATTATATCGGTGGCAACTCCGAGAGTGTCGAGCAAGATTTGACGCATTCTTATACAATGGGGTACGGCGGTGGCGGGTTCGCCGTGAGCTACCCCTTGGCGGCGGCGCTGGTGAGGATCTTGGACGGATGCATTGATAGATATGCTGATTTTTACGGGTCTGATCAGAAGATTGGGGGCTGCATGAGTGAGATTGGGGTGCCATTAACCAAAGAAGACGGTTTCCATCAG ATAGATATTAGGGGAAGTCCATACGGCTTACTCTCGGCTCATCCGCTGGCACCTCTGGTCACCCTACACCATCTAGACTATGTACAGCCCTTGTTTCCGGGCACAAATCGAGTCGACTCGGTCAAGAAACTCATGAACGGTGGGTACAAATCCGATCCGAGCCGGGTATTACAACATACCTTCGGCTATGATCCGATGCGAAACTGGTCTGTTTCGATCTCATGGGGATACAGCGTGCAGTTGTACCCATTTTTGGTGACAGGGAAGGACTTGAGCACCCCATTGCAGACATTTGTGACTTGGAGAACTTGGAGTAAAGAGCCGTTTACGTTTAATACCCGAGTATTGAACTTGGGAATCTGCGAGAGACCCATTATCTTTTATTTCGATGGGGTGAAAGAATTAGGAAATGGAACTACATTGACTTGGTATAGGAGGCAGAATAGTCATCCGATGAGACGATGTAACTGGGAAAACTACGCGGCGGCTCATTTGGTGAAGGGTTTTAATGTGTCTGCAGCGCTTTTGGATCCTCAAGAATGGAGAAAG GCACCGCGAAGACAATGCTCGGAGATAATGAATGCGGCAGATAATGTAGACGGCACGATAGGGGTCAGAATTAGAGACTGCAGTCCATGGGAATCGGTAACACCAAAATAA
- the LOC140839878 gene encoding LOW QUALITY PROTEIN: laccase-17-like (The sequence of the model RefSeq protein was modified relative to this genomic sequence to represent the inferred CDS: deleted 1 base in 1 codon) encodes MLFRVSFPAALLLGFLVYSFLPHLALSKTRHYTFNIMTQNVTRLCKTKSIVSVNGMLPGPRIVAREGDQVLVKVVNNVTNNITIHWHGVRQLRSGWADGPAYVTQCPIQTGQNYTYNFTITGQRGTLLWHAHISWLRATLYGPIIILPRRNESYPFKKPYKEVPVIFGEWWNGDPEAVISQALQTGGGPNVSDAYTINGFPGPLYICSANDTYRLKVKPGKTYMLRLINAAMNDELFFSIANHSLTIVEADAVYVKPFETDVIFITPGQTTNVLLKTKPYYPNATFIMAARPYFTGQGTFDNSTATGFLEYEHPSEKSVNKTNAGIMPTLPPLMATGFVTNFTKKFRSLNHPKFTAKVPQTVGRRFYFTVGLGSSPCPKNTTCQGPNGRKFAASVNNISFALPTTNLLQAFYFKKSNGIYSTDFPANPPNPFNYTGTPPNNTFVSNGTRLVVLPFNTSVELIMQDTSILGAENHPLHLHGYNFFVVGEGFGNYDPNNDPAKFNLVDPVERNTIGVPAGGWVAIRFLADNPGVWFMHCHFDVHTSWGLRMAWIVLDGLLASQTLPPPPSDIPQC; translated from the exons ATGTTGTTTCGTGTCTCTTTTCCAGCTGCATTGCTTTTGGGGTTTCTTGTTTATTCATTTTTGCCCCACTTGGCTCTTTCCAAGACCAGACACTACACCTTTAAC ATTATGACGCAAAACGTCACTCGGCTGTGCAAGACGAAGAGCATTGTTAGCGTTAACGGTATGCTTCCAGGGCCGCGAATTGTTGCAAGAGAAGGCGATCAGGTCTTGGTTAAGGTCGTCAATAACGTTACTAACAACATTACTATTCACTG GCATGGAGTACGCCAACTCAGGAGCGGATGGGCTGATGGACCAGCGTATGTGACACAATGCCCGATTCAAACGGGGCAGAATTATACGTATAACTTCACCATTACGGGGCAAAGAGGGACTCTACTCTGGCATGCTCATATTTCATGGCTACGAGCCACGCTTTATGGGCCGATAATCATCCTCCCCAGACGCAATGAGTCGTATCCCTTCAAGAAACCATATAAAGAAGTTCCTGTCATATTTG GGGAATGGTGGAATGGAGACCCGGAGGCTGTGATTAGCCAGGCTCTTCAGACAGGGGGTGGACCAAATGTATCAGATGCATACACAATCAATGGCTTTCCAGGGCCCCTGTATATTTGTTCTGCGAATG ATACATACAGATTGAAGGTGAAGCCAGGAAAAACTTACATGCTTCGATTAATCAATGCAGCCATGAACGACGAGCTTTTTTTCAGCATCGCCAACCATAGTCTAACCATAGTAGAAGCAGATGCAGTATATGTTAAACCATTTGAAACCGATGTGATATTCATAACTCCAGGTCAAACGACCAATGTTTTACTCAAAACCAAGCCTTACTACCCAAATGCCACATTTATCATGGCCGCCAGACCATACTTTACGGGACAAGGCACGTTTGACAACTCAACCGCCACTGGTTTTCTCGAGTATGAGCATCCGTCAgaaaaatctgtaaacaagacAAATGCGGGTATCATGCCTACTCTGCCACCATTAATGGCCACCGGTTTTGTTACCAATTTCACCAAAAAATTCAGAAGCTTAAACCATCCGAAATTTACAGCCAAAGTTCCACAAACAGTTGGAAGACGATTC TACTTCACCGTGGGACTTGGTTCTAGCCCGTGCCCAAAAAATACAACTTGTCAGGGACCTAACGGCAGGAAGTTTGCAGCTTCAGTCAATAACATCTCGTTTGCCCTCCCCACCACAAATCTGCTACAAGCCTTCTACTTTAAGAAATCTAATGGGATATATTCCACTGATTTTCCGGCCAATCCACCAAACCCATTTAACTATACAGGGACTCCGCCAAACAACACATTTGTCAGCAATGGAACACGCCTAGTTGTGCTGCCATTCAATACTAGCGTGGAGCTAATTATGCAGGACACGAGCATTTTAGGAGCCGAGAATCATCCACTTCACCTGCATGGTTACAATTTCTTTGTTGTCGGTGAAGGGTTTGGAAATTATGATCCAAACAACGACCCTGCAAAGTTTAACTTGGTGGATCCCGTGGAAAGGAATACGATAGGTGTTCCCGCAGGTGGATGGGTAGCCATTCGGTTCTTAGCAGATAACCCAG GAGTGTGGTtcatgcattgccactttgatGTACACACTAGCTGGGGGTTGAGGATGGCCTGGATTGTATTGGATGGACTGCTAGCAAGTCAAACGCTACCACCCCCACCATCAGATATTCCTCAGTGCTGA
- the LOC140839879 gene encoding probable protein S-acyltransferase 16 — protein MMRRSKFSFHVIVVTAAIAYIYLSTVFVYIDQSFGLGSSPGMLNASVYTLLAVMCIFCYRRAIYTDPGRVPGTFVPDVEDSDNQIHEIKRKGGDLRYCQKCSHYKPPRSHHCRLCNRCVLRMDHHCVWINNCVGHANYKIFFVFVFYAVIACIYSLVLLIGSLTADSWKDSENSEDSLRILYVISGLLLVPLTLALGFFLGWHTYLVIHNKTTIEYHEGVRAMWLAEKGGEIYLHPYDIGVYENLTTILGPNILCWFWPMSGHLDSGLCFPTRYDNLIRTSTSP, from the exons ATGATGCGCCGCTCTAAATTTTCATTTCACGTCATCGTCGTGACAGCCGCCATTGCTTACATCTATTTATCGACGGTGTTCGTCTACATTGATCAGTCGTTCGGGTTAGGGTCTTCGCCTGGAATGCTAAACGCTTCCGTTTACACATTATTGGCTGTCATGTGCATCTTCTGTTACCGCCGGGCCATTTATACTGATCCGGGTCGGGTACCCGGTACATTCGTGCCCGATGTTGAGGACTCTGACAACCAGATCCATGAGATCAAGCGCAAG GGTGGTGACTTAAGGTATTGCCAAAAGTGTTCCCACTATAAGCCACCCCGTTCCCACCATTGCCGTTTATGTAATCGATGTGTTCTACGAATG GATCACCATTGCGTTTGGATCAATAACTGTGTGGGCCATGCAAACTATAAGATCTTCTTCGTCTTCGTTTTTTATGCTGTTATCGCATGCATTTATTCCCTG GTACTTCTCATTGGTAGCTTGACTGCTGACTCTTGGAAAGATTCTGAAAATTCTGAAGATTCTCTCAGAATATTATAT GTAATTTCAGGGTTATTATTAGTTCCTCTAACTTTGGCTCTGGGGTTTTTTCTTGGCTGGCATACCTATCTTGTTATACACAATAAGACAACAATCGAG TACCATGAAGGTGTGAGAGCTATGTGGCTTGCAGAAAAAGGAGGCGAAATCTATTTACATCCTTATGATATTGGTGTATATGAGAATTTGACAACG ATTCTTGGTCCGAACATCCTTTGCTGGTTTTGGCCCATGTCAGgacatctggattcaggccTTTGCTTCCCAACGAGATACGATAATCTCATTAGAACATCAACTTCACCATAA
- the LOC140839880 gene encoding laccase-17-like, whose product MGAPEIKFLVSIQFLVGFVTLFLFSQHGQAITRNYEFKITMKNVTRLCHTKSIVTVNGQFPGPRIVAREGDRLLIKVTNHIPNNISIHWHGIRQLRSGWADGPAYVTQCPIQTGQSYVYNFTIVGQRGTLWWHAHISWLRSTLYGPLIILPKHNVPYPFEKPYKEVPIIFGEWFNADTEAIISQAIQTGGAPNVSDAYTINGLPGPLYNCSAKDTFKLRVRPGKTYLLRMINAALNDEFFFSIANHSLTVVDADAVYVKPFKTNTILIAPGQTTNVLLRTKPKFPGATFQMAARPYVTGPATFDNSTVSGILEYESKALHSIGQMKTLPLYKPVLRPINDTSFTSKFSKRLRSLATPQFPANVPQKIDQHFFFTVGLGTSPCGRNQTCQGPNGTRLAASVSNISFIQPTTALLQAHFTGQSRGVYSPDFPFSPLHWFNYTGNPPNNTMVSNGTKLMVLKFNTSVELVMQDTSILGAESHPLHLHGFNFFVVGQGFGNYDPKNDPKNFNLVDPVERNTVGVPAGGWVAIRFLADNPGVWFMHCHLEVHTSWGLKMAWLVLDGKLPNQKLLPPPLDLPKC is encoded by the exons ATGGGTGCCCCAGAAATTAAATTCCTCGTTTCTATCCAATTCTTGGTGGGTTTTGTCACATTGTTCCTTTTTTCTCAGCACGGACAAGCCATCACCAGAAACTATGAGTTCAAA ATCACCATGAAAAACGTCACACGATTGTGCCATACAAAGAGCATAGTTACTGTTAACGGGCAGTTTCCAGGGCCTCGAATCGTAGCCAGGGAGGGCGATCGTCTCCTCATCAAAGTCACTAaccatatcccaaataacatcTCCATCCACTG GCATGGGATTAGGCAGCTACGTAGCGGATGGGCAGATGGGCCTGCGTATGTAACACAATGCCCTATTCAAACAGGGCAGAGCTATGTGTACAACTTCACCATAGTCGGCCAACGTGGAACCCTTTGGTGGCACGCACACATTTCGTGGCTAAGATCGACTCTATATGGGCCTTTGATCATTCTACCAAAGCATAATGTGCCTTACCCTTTTGAAAAACCATACAAGGAAGTGCCTATCATATTTG GAGAATGGTTTAACGCTGATACTGAGGCGATTATCAGTCAAGCTATACAAACGGGTGGCGCCCCAAACGTCTCTGATGCCTACACGATCAACGGCCTTCCCGGGCCGTTGTACAACTGCTCTGCCAAAG ACACGTTCAAGTTGAGGGTTCGGCCGGGGAAAACGTACCTCCTCCGTATGATCAACGCTGCACTAAATGATGAATTTTTCTTCAGTATTGCGAACCACAGCCTCACAGTTGTGGATGCGGATGCAGTCTACGTAAAACCGTTCAAAACGAACACCATTCTAATTGCCCCTGGACAGACCACAaatgttcttttaagaacaaaacCGAAGTTTCCAGGAGCCACATTTCAAATGGCTGCTAGGCCATATGTTACGGGCCCGGCAACGTTTGACAACTCCACCGTTTCTGGAATTCTCGAATACGAATCCAAGGCCCTTCACTCCATTGGCCAAATGAAAACACTTCCCCTATACAAACCAGTTCTGCGCCCTATAAACGACACATCTTTCACATCAAAATTCTCGAAAAGGCTCCGCAGTTTAGCCACACCCCAGTTCCCAGCCAACGTCCCACAAAAAATAGACCAACACTTCTTTTTCACGGTAGGATTAGGGACAAGCCCGTGTGGTCGAAACCAGACCTGCCAGGGCCCGAATGGAACAAGACTTGCAGCATCTGTGAGCAACATATCCTTTATACAGCCAACAACTGCACTCCTCCAGGCCCATTTTACCGGTCAATCGAGAGGCGTTTACAGCCCTGATTTCCctttcagtccattacattggtTTAACTACACAGGGAATCCTCCCAACAACACCATGGTGAGCAATGGGACGAAACTGATGGTTTTGAAGTTTAACACGAGCGTGGAGTTGGTAATGCAGGATACGAGCATTCTTGGAGCTGAGAGCCATCCTCTCCATCTCCATGGATTCAACTTCTTTGTTGTGGGACAAGGTTTCGGGAATTATGACCCCAAAAATGACCCGAAAAACTTCAATCTTGTTGACCCGGTTGAGAGAAATACAGTTGGAGTTCCCGCTGGAGGATGGGTGGCCATTCGATTCTTGGCTGATAATCCAG GTGTATGGTTCATGCATTGTCATCTGGAAGTTCACACGAGCTGGGGTTTGAAGATGGCTTGGCTGGTATTAGATGGAAAGCTTCCTAATCAAAAGCTTCTTCCTCCTCCACTGGATCTTCCCAAATGCTGA